A region of the Acipenser ruthenus chromosome 40, fAciRut3.2 maternal haplotype, whole genome shotgun sequence genome:
GCAGGTTCGAGAAGACCTTTGATGTCCAGACACCACCCAGCAGCGCCAAAGAGATGCAAGCCTTGAAGGACATGGAGAGGAACGAGATGTCCGCTCTCAGCTTGTACTGGGACCACATGGGCCACACCTGCACTTCCACAGACCTGGAACACAGACTGAGCAGGGCTGGGATCGGCGACATCACAGAGGAGAAAAGCACAGAGATGATAGACAGCGACTTTGAAGTGTGACTGCGTGTGAGAGAAATTTCACAGTTATTAAGAGAGTCATAAACAGACGTGTCTCTTACTATGCTCGGAATGCCAATTTCATTAAACTGATCCTACAAGTTTGTTGGTGTGATTCTTGTGGTGCCTGATTTTGAATTTACAACAGTGTGTTTGATGTGAGTGGTTAAGGGTTACGGGAACTATATGTTTCAGATGTAGCGTATTGGTGGCCTGTTTCTTCGACTGCTTTGTTTTTTACACCACGGAAAAATGTGTGGGAAAGCATCTAACATTATACAAATGTACATTTCATTGAGTAGGCTAAACCCAAGTCATATCACATCTCAAAAACTGGTAGCTTGCTATAGACAGGGACTTTATTAGGAACAGTATCAAAGGGGATGGCTGTGTACTGTTGAACGTTCTGGATATACAGTACAGATTtccttccctgaaggaattagaagTGGTGATTACTGAGTAATTGTTTCATATCcttccagaagcatttaaaaaccTTACAAACAGCTCACAAACCAGACTGCCCGTGGATACCCCATTCATAGTTGTATGGCAGgcggtgtttttttatttttatttttttttcacaaccctGGTGTTCATCTTCATTCGTTTTAATCCAGGAAAGAATATTCAATATAATATGTAATAGCGTGTTTGCATTTCTGTGCTTTTCTCTTTTTCTAAGAAGttgattacaaaaaataaatatgcattgtgTAAAACAAAGAGCACAAACAGCTGCAACGTTTTGTTTTAATGGTCAAAgcctccctgtccctgctgatAGAGGATGCAGTGGGAGGTGTCGCCAGCTCTGCTTTACACGCAGCTCACAAAgcaacacagatataaaaactaCGGCCGGTTTAGAAGTAGCTGGAATCTGGGATTTGTCTGTTTATTAGCCGTCATTCCAACTAGATTgacacactttatttttctattaaacaaaaacgaaatgaatgtttattttagtaaacACAATTGAATTAGTGCACACAGTAAAGAATGCAAGGCCTTCTTTAAACAGTTTGCAGTCAAAGCTGCTGATAGTGAAGGGATTTAGTGACAGGTGCTCAGCTGATTTAATCTTGGGAAATTTATATTATAACCACTTGAAAAGGAAGTGTTGTAAAAGCTTACAAATCTGATTGCGCAATGTATAAGGAAAGCCTGGATTTTATGCTTAACTTGCTTAAGAGAAAAATAGTTGCATTAGGTCTGTAATTGCATATGCTAAGCTTCAGACTATTTAATATAGCTAGAAGTAACTTATATGTGTTACATAAGTtgattatatatagagagagagagaggcatttCTATACCAGTGTTGCATTGAGGTAAATGAGAAAATCCTAAATCACTTAATACATCTGAAAGACCTTTCCCTCCCCACTTTAAATCAAACTAATTTACTCATTTatgcacattcttttttttaaaaaaaaggatttaatgaTCATGAATTGCATCTTGTAAGCCTCTTGTTGAAAAACTACAAGTCCCAGAATGCCGTGCGAGCCTACACACTCCTCCGGAGGGAAGTTGTCATTTTTCCAAAGGAATTTGAAAGCGGGCAAAAGGCGGACGGACAAAACACCGGCCACAGTGgtataggtttttgttttgtggtctTCCCTGAatcatatatatttacatattttaaaaaaacatgacctCGTTTGTGGCGCAGGTGTTGGCGAGCTCTGGAAAGCTCGAGAAAGATGACCTTGGCACTAAAATCAGCACACTGTCGCGGAGAGTGGAGGAGATTAAGGTAAAGGCAACAACCTGGCTTGTGTGAATATTATTTTACCGATTGGAAGCCCAAGAGCTGACGTGTTGAGTTTTTGTTTGTGCTTCTATGTAACAAAAGCTACCAAACAACGTGTTTCATTAAGAAATGAAAGCGCTGTCGTTGTTGACATCAGTTTTTATTTATGTGGAAGTGACGTGTCAAAAACAGGGTGAAAGTTTTAATTTCAAACTTTGGCAGCAATGTCCCGCAGTCGTGTGCAGTTTTACTGTGAAATATCATGACAACATCCCACAGTTAACTTgtttcctcaaaaaaaaaaaaaaacaacagacgtTTTTAATACGGCAGTTTTACCTGCTGATAGTACACATATACGCGTCATTCCGCCTCTTTCTGGCTGGGACACGTCACTATGGCATGTCTTACTCTATATAAtcatgggcttcagtgagttactaaaaaaataattacatcaaGGGtctatgtgacgtcataaaccaCCAGAACGTTAGGTCGATTAGTTTATAAactcacagaaacccgagatggaattattatGTGATGAGTCTAGTtcattgggttagggttagataatGATCTATTTATCAATCTCCTCTTTCTTGTGTATTCCCAGAGTGAAGTATGTGACATGATCAATAAGAAATACGATGAGTTCCTGCCCAGCATGCAGAGCGCAGAAGAGCTGATGAACCAGGTGAATGGGATCTCTGGCGACCTTGACACGCTGAAATCCTGCATTGAAAACGAGGTACAAATAATGGAAAAGCATTGTGCTGTGTGCGGTGTAGTATTATGGATATGGAAGAGTAAAAAAGCAGGTTTAAAATATCATGCTGTTGTGTTTATCTTCCCTCTTAAACACATAAGCCCTATCTCCTCCTCTTTTCAAAATCCTACTGGAAAATTGCATTGTTgtttgaatgaaaaataaatctttttatttatttatttatttatggcagCCACTGGCCAATACCTTACAGTGGGCATCTTGGGGTTTGCAGTCCTGGCAGCACAGGGTAACAGTGCTTCCCTATCTCTCTCAGGTACAGAGAGATCTCCGTGTTGCTGTCACTGAGTTTACAGAACTGAAACAACAGCTAGAAAAGAACACCCTAGTGCTGAGTGTGCTCCGACAACTCCAAGAGGTCAGTCTCTCATAACGTACACTTGCAGCCAGGGCTTGCATCACCTAGACTTTTAGGATAgagatgcaataaaaaataaactatatgagcataatttagatcttttattaaacattgtgtaattgaagaaactacaaaattatattgcaaaagcctGTCGGAAGCCGTAAtagtgtacagtatttaatgtaaaAGCTGTAAATATCTCAATGGGCTTGTTCCAGGACTGAATTCTATCTCCTTTATTTTTGTCTGTTTAGTTTGACACAGCGATTGAAAATTATCACAGAGCACTGTTGGAAAAGAAATACATTGTAGCGGCTGGTCATCTTGAGAAGGTACGTCAAAATCCTAAGTATGGACCTTTACATGCAGATTAGCCATTGACAACAAGCTGGGTATGTATACCATTTGAAATATAAATTGGAGAACTAGTAAAGCCGACATCTGTAAAGTGAACTTTTCTGCATATTCAGTAACTGTTTTGCTGTTCATAGTTCTGTTTCCCAGACTTATTATGACTActaaataatgataatgataatagtaATACTCTTTGCTCCCTGTTCCCAGGCACAGGGCAGTGCAAATACTCTGAAAGCCAGAAAGGGCTGCGAGTTGAAGATCATGAAGGCTCTGAGCACAGAGCTGACCATTCAGAAACAGAACCTGCTGTACCACCTCGGGGAGGAGTGGAAGAAACTGGCTGTCTGGAAGCTGCCTCCTTCCAAGGGTAAGAGCCCTGAACCAGCTTAAAGATGAATGTTTATAGTATTCcaagctaaccctaacccatacttTCCTACCTCCTAATTACATTGGCCGTGTCTTGCGTTGCCACCTACTATGTGAACTTGTTTGACAAATGTGCATTTTGTAGAGCTGCAGCAATTTAATTAATGCGTCGATTATTGATCATTTGtccttcgattacatattggtgaatcggtGCATCAAATTAGAGCCCAGTTTGAAGATTTTAAATGCGGATGTGATAATCGATTATGAAATTAGGTTGCAGATTGCACCATCAGTATTTTTAGGCCTTGCAAATAGTGGAAAGTGCAGCTTTAGCTTTGCTCCTGGATTTTTGATTTGTATCAACTACAAGAGGTAGTCTTTTCCCCAAGGTACCTAAAATGCCCTTGGTTTTTATCACGCTGTTTTATTGTAAGTAAAGCGATATTACACCCCCTTGtgggagatgtgtgtgtgtgtgtgacagctgAAATTTAATCAGAACTGTATTCCGTCTTCTGTAACTAGCACaatatctgtctttttttttttttgtattttctaatgCAGAAACCGACGGCCTGGAGTCTGCCCTCAAGACTGAGCTGCACTTGTGCTCTGCTGCACCAAAGGAAGGCATCAGCACAGGGCCACTATTGCCCAGTGTCTTGCAGGCTCTCTCCATCCTTGGGGAACTCAACACCAAGATCAAATTTTTCAGTAAGAACCTGCTTTCGAACGCAACAGTGGGGAGGGAGAGGAACCCACCCTATTTACTGTGGAAGACAGCCTACAAATGCAAGCTAATAAACACTGCTCTTCTTTTGTTGTAGGTAAAGTGCTCCTGAAGTACGTTCTGAAGCCCTTGATCATGTATCCTTCCCTCCATCCTCTGGTGAACGAGCAGACTGGACAGAGTGTGGTCCTGAGCTTTCACTGCATGGACACCAAACTGGAGCACCCCTCTCCTTCCACAGTTTACCTCAAACTAAACACTGTGCTGGAACAGCTCCACAAGCACCTGTTTGGTAGGCAATAGGCAGAGTGGATTAGAAAAATATCTTGATATTCACGAAACCGCTGTAGAAAGAAGCAATACAGTATGTTTTGCAGCATCCAACGGCCAATCAAAATATTAGGTGAAACGAAGCCAAGTCAAATTTTGTCTGAAATAAGTTTTGTCTATTTGACTTGGTTTCTTATAATGGAAACCGCCTAACAATTGGGTAGACTAATGCCAGAGTAACCCAACGTTAATAGGGATTATGGGGGAAATGtggttattgttattgtaaagtaaaaacaaacactttttacaTTGTTCTCTATAACCATCCAGTTTTAATTCCGTTTATCATTATTTTTCTTCAGATATTCCTCTTAGTGAGCCGGTAGAAAGAAGTGGCAAAGAGTTAACTGTTACCCTGGCTGAGGTGCTGGGTGATCTGATTTGGGAAGAAATGTCAGACTGCATTATAAGAGAGTGTTTGGTGTACTCCATACCAGCAAACAGCAGCCAGCTGGAACAGTACGATGAGGTGGGATATACTGGATTGAAGTCCTCTGTTTTTAAGACAGCAATTAAAATAATCTACAATCTATAAAATGATATTGATACGTATGCATGTACACATTtatgtttacatttatttgttttattaggtAATAAAAGAAACTGAGCAATTTGAGCAAACGCTGAAGGAAATGCATTTTCTAAAGGGCAACAGCACAGACTTGTTGAAGTATGCCAGGAATGTCAATTCCCACTTTGCCAGCAAGAAATGCCAGGATGTGATTGTAGCAGCCCGGAATCTGATGACCTCAGAGATCCACAATACTGTGAAGGTTGGTTTGTGGATCTTTTTTTATGACATGTCTTTCTTGCACCTGTTTTAATCAGCAGTTATCAAACTTTCCTCCGCTGCTTGTTCGTTGGTTAAAATTACGCAAACTGCTTCAGCAAAACAATGACCTCAGGTAGATTCTTCATTGCCCTGTTACCACGTATCACCCTTAACAACACAGTCCAAAGCGTTTTATTCTCTGCCTTCATTAGATTTCTCCAGAGTCCAAAGTCGTTGTACCCAAACTGCCAAATCCTGGAACTGGGAACAAGGTGAAAATGGAGAAAGCTTCAAAGACTCTTCATAACGAGATGATGAATCTGGAGAATGAGCGGCAGCTGGACCAGCACACCTTTTCCCTGCCTGTCTGCCGCATCAGTGACTCTGTGCAGAAACTCATGGAACTGGCCTACCAGACCCTTTCGGAGGCTGTTGTCAGCACCCACCAGTGGTAAGCAGCCAGTGCCTTGTGGAGAATCACTTCTCCCTGCTGGAGGATCCACAGCACTGGTGAATAACCTGGGATTCTAGACACCCTCTATTTTCAGGGGTAATCCTGGCATAACCACAGATAGGGTTCATccaatataaaaatatacaatgtTCCATTcaagtatattaaaataaaaagctgtattaAAAGACCCAGGGGTCTTGTAGTCCTTTtttaagtcatttttatttttattttaatgggtACAATGTTGGGGACACAACAAATACCACAAAATAAACCAAGTACCATTTTACAGTTCATAATTATgttatgtatttatctttttaaattataGTGCGGTCCAACTTTTCTACACAGTTAGAAACATTTTCCAGTTGTTCTACGATGTTGTGCCGACCTACCACAAGTAAGTAACATAGTTTGTGTTCTGTCTTGGAAAAACCTATTAAAACAAACCAGAGCCTCATTCTTATGGTGCGCTTGTCAACAAATTTAgtagaattatttaaaaaataaagacttctcttttctttacccatcaaaatgtatttaaggGAAAAGTGCTGAAGACGGATCTCGCAAAAAGGATGTTGCGAGAAACTGCGATTGTTTGTGGGGAAAACAACAGATTTGGGGTTGTGGGAATTTGTAGATGTCTTGGCCTAGTTTTTGGAATATGTTAGTGACCACTAGTGAGGGGGTCTTCTCActtaccacagtttgggaacatTTTCTCTGTATATCCAAAGTCATAAAACCTGTAAAACTGATGCATCTCCTTCTCAATTTGTTTTCGCCTAGAGAAAACCTGCTGAAGCTGCCTCAGCTGGCTGCCATTCACCACAACAACTGCATGTTCATCGGACACCACCTGCTGACTCTGGGCCACCAGTTCAGACACCACCTCCCCCAGCCCCTGTGCGATGGGGCTGCTACCTTCGTGGACCTGGTGCCAGGCTTCAGGAGACTCGGTAACTAGCCATGCTTTATTTAAAGGCCATTCTTAGAATGCACCACATGATAATTGCAGTGGCTATAGTGCTGCAGGATGACACACTTAAAGTGGTAGTTTGCTGTAATTGGTTTTAATTTGACTTTAATTGTTAAACTACAGTATTGCCTAGTGAGTTGTGTAGcgtaaataattatatttgttaattcaGTTTTTGCTGTAATTTTGAGTGCTAGCATCTCTTTGTGGAAAACTGCATCAGCGTGTCAAACAAATGAGCTTGTTAGTAACATGCATACATCCCCTGACACGGCTGTGA
Encoded here:
- the LOC117397294 gene encoding centromere/kinetochore protein zw10 homolog gives rise to the protein MTSFVAQVLASSGKLEKDDLGTKISTLSRRVEEIKSEVCDMINKKYDEFLPSMQSAEELMNQVNGISGDLDTLKSCIENEVQRDLRVAVTEFTELKQQLEKNTLVLSVLRQLQEFDTAIENYHRALLEKKYIVAAGHLEKAQGSANTLKARKGCELKIMKALSTELTIQKQNLLYHLGEEWKKLAVWKLPPSKETDGLESALKTELHLCSAAPKEGISTGPLLPSVLQALSILGELNTKIKFFSKVLLKYVLKPLIMYPSLHPLVNEQTGQSVVLSFHCMDTKLEHPSPSTVYLKLNTVLEQLHKHLFDIPLSEPVERSGKELTVTLAEVLGDLIWEEMSDCIIRECLVYSIPANSSQLEQYDEVIKETEQFEQTLKEMHFLKGNSTDLLKYARNVNSHFASKKCQDVIVAARNLMTSEIHNTVKISPESKVVVPKLPNPGTGNKVKMEKASKTLHNEMMNLENERQLDQHTFSLPVCRISDSVQKLMELAYQTLSEAVVSTHQCAVQLFYTVRNIFQLFYDVVPTYHKENLLKLPQLAAIHHNNCMFIGHHLLTLGHQFRHHLPQPLCDGAATFVDLVPGFRRLGTECFLAQMRSQKAELLERLSTARNFSNLDDESNYSAASKAVRQVIHQLKRLGKVWQDVLPVNIYCKAMGTLLNTAIAEVINKITMLEDISTEDGDRLYSLCRTITEEGPQVFTPLPEESKNKRYQEVVPVYVQKWMTFKELMIVLQASLQEIVDRWADGKGPLAAEFSTNEVKSLIRALFQNTDRRAAALSKIK